In Verrucomicrobiota bacterium, the genomic window ATCCCTCTCGGCGTGGATCTAGTGCCGGCGCCCGGCCAGCATGTCCTTCGGGCAGCGATAGAAGACCGCCGGATGCAAGCTAAGTTTGTCGCACAGTTTCCAGGCAGGCTCGTGCTCCAGCAACTGCCGCCTCGGGACGGCGAGCTTCTCATTGGGCGCGTGGCGCCGAGGTGGCTCTTTCACGCGCTCTTTGCTTTTGCGTTAAAGGGAGCGCGCCGTCTCCATTTCCAACTGAACCGGAACACCGCTCCGGCCCATCCAAGTTGGGGGACTAGTCAGTGGTTTCCTAGACGGCCAACTGGGCGGGCAATGGTTGTGACGTGAATTGTGACGCAACTATCGGATTCGAAATCCATTGTCCGGTTTCGTTACGGTTAGCCACCTCCACCGATTCGCGCATACAATCGAACACAGTCGAATCTGACAGAAGGGCACGTCGCCAATTGTAAGGCAGGCGCTCTAACCGGCTGAGCTAACCGCCCGCACCAAATTTCATTCTTTCACGCCGCCGCGCACTTGGAGCAGTCCCCGTAGAGGGTCACTTCGTGGCCTGTGACGCGGAAGCCGCGCGGGGCCAAATCCTGCACGTGCGGCAGGCAGGCCATGAGTTCATACACTTTGCCGCAGCCGCGGCAGTGGAAGTGATGATGGTGCGCTTTGCCGGCCACCTCGTAGTGGGTGTTGGCGCCGGGGAGCTCGACGGGTGTTAGCCAGCCTTCCTCCAGCAGCATCTTGATGTTGCGATACACGGTGGCGATGCCGAGTCCGCTCTTCTCGTGTTGGGCCAGTTCCAGAACCTGGGGCGGGTCCAACGGCCGGTCCGCCTTCAGGAAGGCCGCGCGGATGGCGCGGCGCTGGCTTGTGTCGCGAGTCTGGGCAGCGTCTTCTTTGCCTGTCATCAGACCAGCTCTAGCGCCCCATGATGATCGCAATGACCGTTGTGCGGATGGTGCAGGTGCCCGTCGACGAGATAGTCGACGTGATCGCCGTGCGGAACCGCCTCGTGCCCGCAGCCAGGGCCGTGCCGATGACCGGCGGCGTGACCGGCGCAGTTGTGGCCGCCCGGCGTGCATTCGACCGGATTGGCGGAGCTGACGCCGAGAACGTGTTCGTCGTAGTGATCCTCGTGCG contains:
- a CDS encoding transcriptional repressor — encoded protein: MTGKEDAAQTRDTSQRRAIRAAFLKADRPLDPPQVLELAQHEKSGLGIATVYRNIKMLLEEGWLTPVELPGANTHYEVAGKAHHHHFHCRGCGKVYELMACLPHVQDLAPRGFRVTGHEVTLYGDCSKCAAA